One Felis catus isolate Fca126 chromosome D1, F.catus_Fca126_mat1.0, whole genome shotgun sequence DNA segment encodes these proteins:
- the SLC22A6 gene encoding LOW QUALITY PROTEIN: solute carrier family 22 member 6 (The sequence of the model RefSeq protein was modified relative to this genomic sequence to represent the inferred CDS: inserted 1 base in 1 codon) → MAFNDLLQQVGGVGRFQQIQVTLVVLPLLLMASHNTLQNFTAAIPTHHCRPPAEANFSQDGGLEAWLPRDGQGQPESCLRFTVPRRGLPFPNSTDANSTGXTEPCTNGWIYDNSTFPSTIVTEWDLVCSNRALRQLAQSLYMVGVLLGAMVFGYLADRLGRRKVLILNYLQTAVSGTCAAFAPNFPVYCAFRLLSGMSLASIALNCMTLSLEWLPIHTRACVGTLIGYVYSLGQFLLAGVAYAVPHWRHLQLLVSVPFFAFFIYSWFFIESARWHSSSGRLDLTLKTLQRVAWINGKREEGTKLSMEVLRASLQKELTMGKGQASALELLRCPALRHLFLCLSMLWFATSFAYYGLVMDLQGFGVSIYLIQVIFGAVDLPAKLVGFLVINSLGRRPAQMASLLLAGICILVNGVIPQDQSMVRTSLAVLGKGCLATSFNCIFLYTGELYPTVIRQTGLGMGSTMARVGSIVSPLVGMTAEIYPSVPLFIYGAVPVAASAVTALLPETLGQPLPDTVQDMESRRRGKPRRQQQDQQKQMVPLQASARENGL, encoded by the exons ATGGCCTTCAACGACCTCCTGCAGCAGGTGGGGGGTGTCGGCCGCTTCCAGCAAATCCAGGTCACTCTGGTggtcctccccctgctcctgatGGCCTCCCACAACACGCTGCAGAACTTCACCGCGGCCATCCCCACCCACCACTGCCGCCCGCCCGCCGAGGCCAACTTCAGCCAGGACGGGGGGCTGGAGGCCTGGCTGCCCCGGGACGGACAGGGGCAGCCCGAGTCCTGCCTCCGCTTCACCGTCCCCCGGCGGGGACTACCCTTTCCCAACAGCACAGACGCCAACAGCACGG CCACAGAGCCCTGCACCAACGGCTGGATCTATGACAACAgcaccttcccctccaccatcGTGACTGAG tGGGACCTCGTGTGCTCTAACAGGGCCTTACGCCAGCTGGCCCAGTCCTTGTACATGGTAGGGGTGCTTCTTGGAGCCATGGTGTTTGGGTACCTGGCAGACAG GCTGGGCCGCCGGAAGGTGCTGATCTTGAACTACCTGCAGACAGCCGTGTCAGGCACCTGTGCAGCCTTCGCTCCCAACTTCCCTGTCTACTGTGCCTTCCGGCTCCTCTCGGGCATGTCGCTGGCTAGCATCGCCCTCAACTGCATGACACTGA GTTTGGAGTGGTTGCCCATCCACACGCGGGCTTGTGTGGGCACCCTGATAGGCTACGTCTACAGCCTGGGCCAGTTCCTCCTGGCCGGTGTGGCTTATGCTGTGCCCCACTGGCGCCACCTGCAGCTGCTGGTCTCCGTGCCTTTCTTCGCCTTCTTCATCTACTCCTG GTTCTTCATCGAGTCTGCCCGCTGGCACTCCTCCTCTGGGAGGCTAGACCTCACCTTGAAGACCCTGCAGAGAGTGGCCTGGATCAATGGGAAGCGGGAAGAGGGGACCAAGCTAAGTATGGAg GTGCTCCGGGCCAGTCTGCAGAAGGAGCTGACCATGGGCAAAGGCCAGGCGTCCGCCCTGGAGTTGCTGCGCTGCCCCGCCCTTCGccacctcttcctctgcctctccatgCTGTG GTTTGCAACTAGTTTTGCCTACTATGGGCTGGTTATGGACCTGCAGGGCTTTGGGGTCAGCATCTACCTAATCCAGGTGATTTTTGGTGCTGTGGACCTGCCTGCCAAGCTTGTGGGCTTCCTTGTCATCAACTCTCTGGGCCGCCGGCCTGCCCAGATGGCCTCCCTGCTGCTGGCAGGCATCTGCATCCTGGTCAATGGGGTGATACCCCAGG ATCAGTCCATGGTCCGAACCTCCCTTGCCGTTCTGGGGAAAGGCTGCCTGGCTACCTCCTTCAACTGCATCTTCCTATACACTGGGGAGCTGTACCCCACGGTGATCCG GCAGACAGGCTTGGGAATGGGCAGCACAATGGCCCGAGTGGGCAGCATCGTGAGCCCACTGGTGGGCATGACTGCTGAAATCTACCCCTCCGTGCCTCTCTTCATCTACGGTGCGGTCCCTGTGGCTGCCAGTGCTGTCACTGCCCTCCTGCCAGAGACCCTGGGCCAGCCACTGCCAGACACGGTGCAGGACATGGAAAGCAG gaggagaggaaagcCAAGACGGCAGCAGCAAGATCAGCAGAAGCAAATGGTCCCGCTCCAGGCTTCCGCACGAGAGAATGGACTCTGA
- the SLC22A8 gene encoding LOW QUALITY PROTEIN: solute carrier family 22 member 8 (The sequence of the model RefSeq protein was modified relative to this genomic sequence to represent the inferred CDS: inserted 5 bases in 4 codons; deleted 2 bases in 2 codons): protein MAFPELMDHMGSKGPFRFLNXSLVGLPILGPANXNPLQTFTATTPAHHCRPPPNASTGPWVFPKGPDGKPETCLPFXRPNTSLPNDTQGGTEPCLDDWAYDPSTTDSIVTEWDLASVSSKLKEVAQSLFAAGTVIGGIVPGNLSDSYRFGHKLTLTSSYLLLAASGSCAAFGPNLHVDMIFSFLSGCSXTGMALSPVILSVERVSIQTRAIISTLLGYFYTGGPFFLTGLAYAIRQWLWLQLTVSIPFFAFFLLSWWIPESVCWMVPSGKFSKALKILWQVAALNGKKEEGEKLTMEELKRSLQKEISLAKAKYSAADLFRTPDLCRVTFCLSLAWFSTGFAYYGLAMSVAEFGVNLCFLQLIFGGVDFPAKFIHFLSINHLGQHSTLASGLLLAGGCILTHIFVPSDSQTLRTALAVFGKGCSSSSFGCLFLCSSELYPTIIRQTGMSIGNLGAHMGSMMAPLVKITGEWQPFIPKVIFGTITFLGGRAALFLPETLNQPLPETIEDVETWSWRAKEPKREPEMEKTSQKIPLDQAWTPAEGN, encoded by the exons ATGGCCTTCCCCGAGCTCATGGACCACATGGGCAGCAAGGGCCCCTTCCGGTTCCTGA CTAGTCTTGTTGGCCTCCCCATCCTGGGCCCGGCCA CAAACCCGCTGCAGACCTTCACAGCGACCACACCTGCCCACCACTGTCGCCCACCCCCCAACGCCTCCACGGGGCCCTGGGTGTTTCCTAAGGGCCCAGATGGGAAGCCCGAGACCTGCCTCCCGTT CAGGCCCAACACCAGCCTGCCCAACGACACCCAA GGGGGCACCGAGCCATGCCTGGATGACTGGGCCTATGACCCCAGCACCACGGACTCCATTGTCACTGAG TGGGACTTGGCGAGCGTCTCCAGCAAACTCAAGGAGGTGGCCCAGTCTCTCTTCGCGGCAGGCACAGTGATTGGGGGGATCGTGCCGGGAAATCTATCTGACAG CTACCGGTTTGGCCACAAGCTGACCCTGACCAGCAGCTACCTGCTGCTGGCGGCCAGTGGCTCCTGTGCAGCCTTCGGCCCCAACCTCCACGTCGACATGATCTTCAGCTTCCTGAGTGGCTGCA ACACAGGCATGGCCCTGAGCCCCGTTATCTTAA GTGTCGAGCGTGTGTCCATCCAGACGCGGGCCATCATATCAACTTTACTTGGTTACTTCTATACCGGCGGCCCGTTCTTTCTGACGGGTCTTGCCTATGCCATCCGCCAGTGGCTCTGGCTACAGTTAACCGTGTCCATTCCCTTCTTCGCCTTCTTCCTGTTGTCATG GTGGATACCAGAGTCTGTATGTTGGATGGTCCCGTCTGGAAAGTTCTCAAAGGCCCTGAAAATACTCTGGCAGGTTGCTGCCCTCAATggcaagaaggaagagggagaaaaactcACCATGGAG GAGCTCAAACGCAGCCTGCAGAAGGAGATCTCCTTGGCCAAGGCCAAGTACAGCGCAGCTGACCTCTTCCGGACACCCGACCTGTGCCGTGTGACCTTCTGTCTTTCCCTGGCTTG gtTTTCTACTGGTTTTGCCTACTACGGTTTGGCTATGAGTGTGGCAGAATTTGGAGTCaacctctgcttcctccagctcATCTTTGGTGGGGTTGACTTCCCGGCCAAGTTCATCCACTTCCTCTCCATAAACCATCTGGGCCAACACAGCACCCTGGCCAGTGGTCTACTCCTGGCAGGAGGGTGCATCCTGACTCACATCTTTGTGCCCTCGG ATTCGCAGACCCTGAGGACAGCCCTGGCTGTGTTTGGGAAG GGATGCTCGTCCAGTTCCTTCGGCTGCCTCTTCCTCTGTTCAAGCGAGCTGTACCCCACGATCATTCG GCAAACAGGCATGAGCATTGGCAACTTGGGGGCCCACATGGGAAGCATGATGGCCCCGCTGGTGAAGATCACAGGGGAGTGGCAGCCCTTCATCCCCAAAGTCATATTTGGGACCATCAccttcctgggaggcagggctgcccTCTTCCTGCCTGAGACCCTCAATCAGCCCTTGCCAGAGACTATCGAAGACGTGGAAACCTG GTCCTGGCGGGCAAAGGAACCAAAGCGGGaaccagaaatggaaaaaacatccCAGAAGATCCCTCTGGACCAGGCCTGGACCCCAGCTGAGGGCAACTGA